One Malania oleifera isolate guangnan ecotype guangnan chromosome 10, ASM2987363v1, whole genome shotgun sequence genomic region harbors:
- the LOC131166775 gene encoding uncharacterized protein LOC131166775: MRCGRQGHKARDCRLPGNSGTSQQSYRGNTQAQRGGQQGGTAQARVYSLTPSDAKNTGDVVTGIIDMFSHKVVVLFDSGATHSFSSQEFVKLCGLEVQLLDNELVVATPSGSLVGCSKAVCDFPVEIQGRVLPVDFMAFDIYGFDIILGIDWPVSIAIEGR, translated from the coding sequence ATGCGATGTGGTAGGCAAGGACATAAGGCGAGAGATTGTCGCCTTCCAGGAAACAGTGGAACCTCACAACAGTCATATAGAGGAAATACTCAGGCACAACGTGGTGGTCAGCAAGGGGGTAcagcccaggctagggtgtattctctaaCACCTAGCGATGCAAAGAATACTGGTgacgtagtcacaggtatcattgACATGTTTTCTCATAAAGTTGtcgtattatttgattctggggcaacgCATTCCTTTAGTTCCCAAgaatttgttaaattgtgtggattggagGTTCAACTGTTAGATaatgaactggtagtggctacgccatcAGGATCACTAGTCGGGTGTAGCAAGGCAGTCTGTGACTTTCCAGTTGAAATTCAGGGAAGGGTACTACCAGTTGACTTTATGGCATTTGATATatatggctttgatatcatcctagggattGATTggccagtatcgattgccataGAAGGGAGATGA